One genomic window of Trichomycterus rosablanca isolate fTriRos1 chromosome 1, fTriRos1.hap1, whole genome shotgun sequence includes the following:
- the LOC134317093 gene encoding probable serine/threonine-protein kinase kinX has product MNMFSCWTLPSDQDEPHRRVNEPEKKVKKRKWWQRRQKVEMQDVEGEKGNGVKGEEMGQGVEQKVLEDQVDQTPKMEKQVVLGKNKPEKKVKKRKWWQRRQKVEMQDVEGEKGNGVKGEEMGQGVGQKVLEDQADQTPKMEKQVVLGKNKPEKVEMQVAPLELVKEPEQVVLKDQRRKPVDKVVLVFEIEMKKLEQVDPVEQVDPVEQVDPVEQVDSVEQVDPVEQVDPVEQVDSVEQVDPVEKPDQVVKSVEKQMAPLNLVEEPEQVILKNQWMGHVKNKIHCIENEIKKAEGQMVQLNLVEEPELVILKDQGKGQVKNRVCFIQNEIKKEERQVDPLNLVEEPELVILKDQGKGQVKNRVSFIEYKLKKEERQVDPVNKIDQFVKKEERQVAPLNLVEEPDQDMKKDPAALEDKIWKLKEQNLDRRCTEDPLKNVSEVSSNKPDPQQLQDDVLVLIVEAQPEESGALMESACEDKGVPMPKSRRTSLRTKRFQFFNV; this is encoded by the exons ATGAACATGTTCTCCTGTTGGACTCTTCCATCTGACCAAGACGAGCCGCACAGGCGGGTAAACGAACCGGAGAAGaaggtaaagaagagaaaatggtggcagagacgccagaaGGTAGAGATGCAGGACGTGGAGGGTGAGAAGGGAAACGGGGTAAAGGGTGAAGAGATGGGGCAAGGAGTGGAGCAGAAGGTTTTAGAGGACCAGGTAGACCAAACACCAAAGATGGAGAAGCAGGTGGTTCTGggaaaaaacaaacctgagaagaaagtaaagaagagaaaatggtggcagagacgccagaaGGTGGAGATGCAGGACGTGGAAGGTGAGAAGGGAAATGGGGTAAAGGGTGAAGAGATGGGGCAAGGAGTGGGGCAGAAGGTTTTAGAGGACCAGGCAGACCAAACACCAAAGATGGAGAAGCAGGTGGTTCTGggaaaaaacaaacctgagaaGGTAGAGATGCAGGTGGCCCCACTGGAGCTGGTGAAAGAACCAGAACAGGTCGTTCTAAAGGACCAGAGGAGGAAACCAGTAGACAAGGTGGTTCTGGTTTTTGAGATTGAGATGAAGAAGTTagagcaggtggacccagtggagcaggtggacccagtggagcaggtggacccagtagAGCAGGTGGACTCAGTggagcaggtggacccagtggagcaggtggacccagtagAGCAGGTGGACTCAGTggagcaggtggacccagtggaaaaacctgACCAGGTCGTGAAaagtgtagagaaacagatggccccgctgaacctggttgaagaaccagagcaggtcatcctgAAGAACCAGTGGATGGGACATGTAAAAAATAAGATTCATTGCATAGAGAATGAGATAAAGAAGGCAGAGGGGCAGATGGTCCagctgaacctggtggaagaaccagagctggTCATCCTAAAGGACCAGGGGAAGGGacaggtaaaaaatagggtGTGTTTTATACAGAATGAGATAAAGAAGgaggagaggcaggtggacccgctaaacctggtggaagaaccagagctggTCATCCTAAAGGACCAGGGGAAGGGacaggtaaaaaatagggttaGTTTTATAGAGTATAAGCTAAAGAAGgaggagaggcaggtggacccagtgaatAAAATAGACCAGTTCGTGAAGAAGGAGGAGAGGCAGGtggccccgctgaacctggtggaagaaccagaccAGGACATGAAGAAGGATCCAGCAGCTTTGGAGGACAAAATATGGAAACTGAAAGAGCAGAACCTGGATAGAAGATGCACTGAAG ATCCACTGAAGAACGTCTCAGAGGTGTCTTCAAACAAACCAGACCCCCAGCAGCTGCAGGACGACGTTCTTGTTCTCATCGTCGAAGCCCAACCTGAAGAGTCCGGGGCTCTGATGGAGAGCGCGTGTGAAGATAAAG GTGTCCCGATGCCGAAGTCGAGGAGAACCAGCCTGAGAACCAAACGGTTCCAGTTCTTCAACGTCTGA